In one window of Solanum pennellii chromosome 2, SPENNV200 DNA:
- the LOC107009003 gene encoding WEB family protein At3g51220 encodes MEREEGVVVRGRVEIDMRQPFRSVKEAVMLFGEKILAGEIHAKQLQQSKASKGEQNQFMFGTEQVELEETKQSLQKAKEEGDFMAHCLQSLREELEHTRREIQQLKSTRGVVLEKKVSLTNFDDDDEIHEQLKFIEQPVEVKTQIGEDDDDEIEFEKKRSVKFASPPMLTKIIAVNKLEECVKKETYEKSKKKLKRKPLIPLIGALFSKKKGNQEK; translated from the exons ATGGAAAGGGAAGAAGGCGTAGTAGTGCGGGGGCGTGTAGAGATTGATATGCGGCAGCCTTTTCGGTCTGTGAAGGAAGCAGTTATGTTGTTTGGGGAAAAGATTTTAGCCGGAGAAATTCATGCTAAGCAACTTCAAcag AGTAAGGCAAGTAAAGGTGAACAAAATCAATTTATGTTTGGAACAGAGCAAGTTGAGCTTGAAGAGACAAAGCAAAGCCTGCAGAAAGCTAAAGAAGAAGGAGATTTTATGGCACATTGCCTCCAATCTCTTAGAGAAGAGCTGGAACATACTAGAAGAGAAATACAACAGTTAAAGAGTACAAGAGGCGTAGTACTCGAGAAGAAAGTATCGTTAAcgaattttgatgatgatgatgagattCATGAACAACTAAAGTTCATTGAGCAACCAGTTGAAGTTAAAACACAAATCGgagaggatgatgatgatgagatcGAATTTGAAAAGAAGAGGTCTGTCAAGTTTGCTAGTCCTCCAATGCTTACTAAGATCATTGCTGTTAACAAGCTGGAAGAATGTGTTAAGAAAGAAACTTATGAGAAAAGCaagaagaaattgaagaggaagcCTTTAATCCCTTTAATTGGTGCATTATTCTCTAAGAAGAAGGGAAATCaggaaaaataa